A region of Sulfurimonas sp. DNA encodes the following proteins:
- the rpmF gene encoding 50S ribosomal protein L32 encodes MAVPKRRVSHSRGAKRRTHYKITLAKPVKDKDGTYKLPHHINPTTGEYK; translated from the coding sequence ATGGCAGTACCTAAAAGACGAGTCTCACACTCTCGCGGAGCGAAAAGAAGAACTCACTATAAAATTACTTTAGCTAAACCAGTTAAAGATAAAGACGGAACATACAAGCTACCTCACCATATCAACCCAACTACGGGTGAGTATAAGTAA
- the ndk gene encoding nucleoside-diphosphate kinase, protein MERTLSIIKPDAVAKGVIGKILDRFESNGLRLAATKKIQLSIQDAQAFYAIHAERPFFNDLVDFMISGPVVVTVLEGDNAMQINRDLMGATNPKEAEAGTIRADFAQNIDANAVHGSDSVENAAIEIAFFFSEREIS, encoded by the coding sequence ATGGAGCGTACACTATCAATAATAAAGCCAGATGCAGTTGCAAAAGGTGTAATCGGTAAAATTTTAGATCGTTTTGAGAGTAATGGTCTTAGACTTGCAGCTACTAAAAAAATTCAACTTTCAATCCAAGATGCACAAGCATTTTATGCTATTCATGCAGAGCGTCCTTTTTTCAACGACTTAGTTGATTTTATGATTAGCGGTCCAGTTGTAGTTACAGTTTTAGAAGGTGACAATGCTATGCAAATAAACCGTGATTTAATGGGTGCAACTAACCCTAAAGAAGCTGAGGCTGGAACTATCCGTGCTGATTTTGCGCAAAATATAGATGCAAATGCAGTTCATGGAAGTGATTCAGTTGAAAATGCAGCTATAGAAATTGCATTCTTTTTCTCTGAGAGAGAAATTTCGTAA
- a CDS encoding 4Fe-4S dicluster domain-containing protein, translated as MAVIINDTCINCGACIDECPVEAIVDEDDNPNDEDTYYVYGDKCVECVGHHDEPACATACPTEGCITWDAIGESPEHREEITDEQRTNKEAIVD; from the coding sequence ATGGCAGTAATTATTAATGATACCTGTATTAATTGTGGTGCATGTATAGATGAATGTCCAGTAGAAGCAATTGTTGATGAGGATGATAATCCGAATGATGAGGATACTTATTATGTTTATGGTGACAAATGTGTAGAGTGTGTTGGTCATCATGATGAACCAGCTTGTGCTACTGCATGTCCTACTGAGGGCTGTATTACTTGGGATGCTATCGGTGAAAGCCCAGAGCATCGTGAAGAAATTACAGATGAGCAACGCACAAATAAAGAAGCTATTGTAGATTAA
- the metK gene encoding methionine adenosyltransferase: MTKEYIFTSESVTEGHPDKMADQISDAILDYIIEHDSKPELARVACETLVSNGFCVIAGELKTTAYAPMQEIARKVIQEIGYTDANYGFDYRSAAVLNTVGEQSPDIMQGVDKADGVIGAGDQGLMFGYACRETEVLMPLPIYLAHRLTQRLAEVRKEGLIPYLRPDGKAQISIKYIDEKPVYIDTIVVAAQHSPGVSHKQITQDIIDEVIKVVIPKEMMDENTVIHVNPTGKFVVGGPQGDAGLTGRKIIVDTYGGSCPHGGGAFSGKDPTKVDRSASYAARWIAKNLVASEICEKVTIQIAYAIGIVQPVSIMVDAHNTSTVEEEKIELCIRELFDLSPKGIIDSLDLLRPIYKKTASYGHFGREDKEFTWERTDKVDSIKAFFSRK, from the coding sequence ATGACAAAAGAGTATATATTTACTTCTGAGTCTGTAACAGAAGGGCACCCTGATAAGATGGCAGATCAAATCAGTGATGCAATTTTGGATTATATTATAGAGCATGATTCTAAACCTGAACTAGCACGAGTTGCTTGTGAAACTTTAGTATCAAATGGTTTTTGTGTAATAGCAGGCGAATTGAAAACAACAGCTTATGCACCAATGCAAGAGATAGCTAGAAAGGTTATCCAAGAGATTGGCTATACAGATGCAAACTATGGATTTGACTATCGCTCAGCAGCAGTTTTAAATACAGTAGGTGAACAGTCCCCAGATATTATGCAAGGTGTTGATAAAGCAGATGGAGTTATAGGGGCAGGGGATCAAGGCTTAATGTTTGGGTATGCTTGTCGTGAAACAGAAGTTTTAATGCCACTTCCTATTTATCTAGCACACCGCTTAACTCAAAGACTTGCAGAGGTTAGAAAAGAAGGACTTATTCCATACCTTCGTCCAGATGGTAAGGCACAAATTAGTATTAAGTACATAGATGAAAAACCCGTTTATATTGATACTATTGTAGTAGCGGCACAACATTCTCCGGGTGTTTCTCATAAACAAATCACTCAAGATATAATTGATGAAGTTATAAAAGTAGTTATTCCAAAAGAAATGATGGATGAAAATACAGTTATTCATGTAAATCCAACTGGAAAGTTCGTTGTTGGTGGACCACAAGGTGATGCAGGACTTACAGGAAGAAAAATCATAGTAGATACTTACGGTGGAAGTTGCCCTCATGGTGGAGGTGCTTTTAGTGGAAAGGATCCTACTAAAGTTGATAGAAGTGCATCTTATGCAGCTAGATGGATTGCAAAAAATCTTGTTGCTAGTGAAATCTGTGAAAAGGTGACTATACAAATTGCTTATGCTATTGGTATTGTTCAGCCTGTCTCGATAATGGTAGATGCACATAATACAAGCACAGTTGAAGAGGAAAAAATAGAACTTTGCATAAGAGAACTTTTTGATTTATCTCCAAAAGGTATTATAGATTCCTTAGATTTACTACGCCCAATATACAAAAAAACTGCCTCTTATGGCCACTTTGGACGAGAAGATAAAGAGTTTACTTGGGAGCGAACAGATAAAGTAGATAGCATAAAAGCATTCTTTTCTAGGAAATAA
- a CDS encoding DUF4105 domain-containing protein, giving the protein MIKKNIYILVSLCTVLLAISIEARKQVGESYSIIREFFKESELIYVVADVRNLIGLKQT; this is encoded by the coding sequence GTGATAAAAAAAAATATTTATATACTGGTGTCATTATGTACGGTTCTTTTAGCAATATCGATAGAAGCGCGTAAGCAAGTAGGTGAGTCGTACTCCATTATACGAGAGTTTTTTAAAGAAAGTGAACTTATTTATGTTGTAGCCGATGTGCGTAATTTAATAGGGCTTAAACAAACATAA
- a CDS encoding peroxiredoxin: protein MLVTNKAPDFTATAVLGDGSIVEDFKLSENMGEKGTVIFFYPLDFTFVCPSELIAFDHRLKDFKDRGVNVIGVSVDSQFSHFAWRETPVNNGGIGRVGYPLVADLTKQISKDYDVLFGEAVALRGSFLIDAQGVVRHAVINDLPLGRNIDEMLRMVDTMQFTDEFGEVCPAGWQKGDEGMKATTEGVAEYLGKNEDKL, encoded by the coding sequence ATGTTAGTAACAAACAAAGCTCCAGATTTTACAGCAACAGCAGTTTTAGGTGACGGTTCAATCGTTGAAGATTTTAAACTTAGTGAAAATATGGGAGAAAAAGGTACAGTAATCTTTTTTTATCCACTAGATTTTACTTTTGTTTGTCCATCTGAACTTATCGCTTTTGATCATAGACTTAAAGACTTTAAAGATCGTGGTGTAAATGTTATAGGTGTTTCTGTTGATAGTCAATTTTCTCACTTCGCATGGAGAGAAACTCCTGTAAATAATGGCGGCATCGGTAGAGTTGGTTATCCGCTTGTAGCTGACCTAACAAAACAAATCTCTAAAGATTATGATGTACTTTTTGGTGAAGCAGTAGCACTTCGTGGTTCATTTCTTATAGATGCACAAGGTGTAGTTCGCCATGCAGTTATCAATGACCTTCCACTTGGAAGAAATATCGATGAGATGCTTAGAATGGTAGATACTATGCAGTTTACTGATGAGTTTGGTGAAGTTTGTCCTGCTGGTTGGCAAAAAGGTGATGAAGGTATGAAAGCAACAACTGAGGGTGTTGCTGAGTATCTTGGTAAAAACGAAGACAAACTGTAA
- a CDS encoding ATP-dependent DNA helicase: MNYLENILQNLEKKQNVFLTGGAGVGKTTITREIIRHFEDEAKKVAKLASTGMAATLIDGQTLHSFMDLGIASTIEELEKSGKFLIKNKIKKLIASMSLIVIDEISMVSDTLMEMIKLRITQAEFKGCILVVGDFLQLPPVVRGGGEVKFAFESDSWSEFEFKKVELTHIYRTDDKKFIELLGSIRNGFIDEKIHNDLNDFIRPLPEDLGEFTFLFGKNISASKHNKRQLAYIDDELFVKEAQVIKHIKSVKDIEVDRFMNDSRIDKELELKIGAPVLFTRNSWNYFNGERGIVVNVEPTFVYVRKSDTKIVKLETVEQSKSKWSEKSIDGKKEMVEVAQLSVYQFPIKLAFAITIHKSQGMSIEDLIIETNEIFAPSQFYVAISRTCNPKRLNLIAPQCQWRDIVFVNFKALKFVRI, from the coding sequence ATGAATTACTTAGAAAATATTTTACAAAATTTAGAAAAAAAACAAAATGTATTTTTAACAGGTGGAGCAGGTGTAGGTAAAACAACAATAACAAGAGAAATTATACGCCACTTTGAAGATGAAGCTAAAAAAGTAGCAAAATTGGCATCGACAGGAATGGCGGCAACCTTAATAGATGGACAAACACTTCATAGTTTTATGGACTTGGGAATAGCGTCTACTATAGAAGAACTAGAAAAATCTGGTAAATTTTTGATAAAAAATAAGATAAAAAAATTAATAGCTAGTATGAGCCTTATTGTCATAGACGAAATTTCTATGGTTAGTGATACTTTGATGGAGATGATAAAACTTCGTATAACTCAAGCAGAGTTTAAAGGTTGTATTTTAGTAGTAGGTGACTTTTTACAACTTCCACCAGTTGTTCGTGGAGGGGGTGAAGTTAAGTTTGCTTTTGAATCAGACTCATGGAGTGAGTTTGAGTTTAAAAAAGTTGAGCTGACACATATATACAGAACTGATGACAAAAAGTTTATAGAGCTTTTAGGAAGTATTAGAAATGGATTTATTGATGAGAAAATTCATAATGATTTAAATGATTTTATCAGACCTTTGCCAGAAGATTTAGGAGAGTTTACTTTTTTGTTTGGAAAAAATATTTCAGCATCTAAACATAATAAAAGACAACTCGCTTATATAGATGATGAGCTTTTTGTAAAAGAGGCACAAGTTATTAAACATATAAAAAGTGTTAAAGACATAGAAGTAGATAGATTTATGAATGACTCTAGAATAGATAAAGAATTGGAGTTAAAAATAGGAGCACCAGTTCTTTTTACACGAAACTCTTGGAACTATTTTAATGGAGAGCGTGGCATTGTTGTAAATGTAGAGCCAACTTTTGTTTATGTAAGAAAAAGTGATACAAAGATTGTAAAACTTGAAACAGTTGAACAAAGTAAATCTAAGTGGAGTGAAAAAAGTATAGATGGGAAAAAAGAGATGGTTGAGGTTGCTCAACTTAGTGTATATCAGTTTCCTATAAAATTAGCTTTTGCTATAACAATTCATAAGTCTCAAGGCATGTCCATAGAAGACTTAATTATTGAGACAAATGAGATATTTGCACCTTCTCAATTTTATGTAGCAATTTCACGAACTTGCAATCCAAAAAGATTAAATCTCATAGCTCCTCAATGTCAGTGGAGAGATATAGTTTTTGTTAATTTTAAGGCTTTGAAATTTGTTAGAATATAA
- a CDS encoding diguanylate cyclase, with protein sequence MKRILIVEDNKTLAKLIAKKISTTLKYEVDIAYKLSEARLFLKKYKYFLAILDINLPDAPDGQIVDYVLKTGNKVIVLSANIDKEFRKKILKKNIIDYINKGGVNDINYVIQTIQRLEKNQEHKILVVEDSMVFRKVLKETLENLFFKVIAVSHGEEALGMLNENPDISLVLTDYNMPVMNGLELTKEIRKKYKKSELCVMVLSSSDDEETNAMFLKQGANDYIHKPYSKEEFFCRIHNSIESLENIQFITNYANRDVLTGLYNHRYFYKYMKEYSQDAKVSGEQFAVGIVNIDNFKEIYKKFGQDIGDEVIINLSEILRTKTNYKDFIAKFQGEEFCIILKNINRDSAADIFERLRQEVEKSGFTTKNNDYIKCTVSIGVALHTEDNIEETISQADMMLLQAQQNGNNQVVFD encoded by the coding sequence ATGAAAAGAATACTAATCGTCGAAGACAACAAAACACTTGCCAAACTTATTGCTAAAAAGATTTCTACTACTTTAAAATATGAAGTAGATATAGCCTATAAACTTTCAGAAGCAAGACTATTTTTAAAAAAATATAAATACTTCTTAGCAATACTTGACATAAATCTTCCAGATGCACCAGATGGTCAAATAGTTGATTATGTTTTAAAAACGGGGAACAAAGTTATTGTACTTAGTGCAAATATTGACAAAGAGTTTAGAAAAAAAATTCTTAAAAAAAATATAATTGATTATATAAATAAAGGTGGAGTTAACGATATAAACTATGTTATTCAGACTATACAACGACTAGAAAAAAATCAAGAACATAAAATTTTGGTAGTTGAAGATTCTATGGTGTTTCGTAAAGTTTTAAAAGAAACACTAGAAAATCTTTTTTTTAAAGTCATAGCTGTAAGTCATGGGGAAGAAGCACTTGGTATGCTAAATGAAAATCCAGATATATCTTTAGTTCTTACTGATTATAATATGCCTGTTATGAATGGACTTGAACTAACTAAAGAGATACGAAAAAAATACAAAAAGTCAGAACTGTGTGTCATGGTACTATCTTCCAGTGATGATGAAGAAACAAATGCAATGTTTTTAAAACAAGGTGCAAATGACTACATTCATAAACCTTATTCTAAAGAAGAATTTTTCTGTCGTATTCATAATTCTATTGAATCCTTAGAAAATATTCAATTTATAACGAACTATGCAAATAGAGATGTCCTAACAGGTCTTTACAATCATCGTTATTTTTATAAATACATGAAAGAGTATTCACAAGACGCTAAAGTAAGTGGTGAACAATTTGCTGTTGGAATTGTAAATATTGACAACTTTAAAGAAATATACAAAAAATTTGGTCAAGATATTGGTGATGAAGTCATCATTAATTTATCTGAAATTCTAAGAACTAAAACCAATTACAAAGATTTTATAGCTAAATTTCAAGGTGAAGAATTTTGTATAATTTTAAAAAATATAAATAGAGATAGTGCTGCTGATATTTTTGAGAGATTACGCCAAGAAGTCGAAAAGTCTGGTTTTACTACTAAAAATAATGACTATATAAAATGTACAGTTTCCATAGGTGTTGCACTGCATACTGAAGATAATATTGAAGAAACAATATCTCAAGCAGATATGATGTTGCTTCAAGCCCAACAAAATGGAAACAATCAAGTAGTCTTTGACTAA